One stretch of Ictalurus punctatus breed USDA103 chromosome 5, Coco_2.0, whole genome shotgun sequence DNA includes these proteins:
- the LOC108265365 gene encoding kinesin-like protein KIF2A isoform X1, giving the protein MLQGFPPCTPPQSKDMRAGRKSNCVKDVEKMQEKRERRRLQQQEIREKRAQVDMTGPNYEIMQMIRDFRASLDYRPLTTADLIEEHRICVCVRKRPLNKKELTAKELDVLTIPSKDVVLVHEPKQKVDLTRYLENQTFRFDYAFDDSTSNEMVYRFTARPLVETIFDRGMATCFAYGQTGSGKTHTMGGDFSGKNQDCSKGIYALAARDVFLMLKKPNYKNLDLQVYATFFEIYSGKVFDLLNRKTKLRVMEDGKQQVQVVGLQEKEVSCTEDVLKLIEVGNSCRTSGQTSANAHSSRSHAVFQIILRRKGKMHGKFSLIDLAGNERGADTSSADRRTRLEGAGINKSLLALKECIRALGQNKPHTPFRASKLTHVLRDSFIGENSKTCMIATISPGMASCKNTLNTLRYANRVKELTVDPNTMAEGVRPNINAITQLDIIMEEEWELCSSSQRDDLKLLCEQNEEEVSPQLFTFHEVVSQLVEMEEQVLEDHRAVFQRSIRWLEDEKVLLQMTEEVDYDVDSYSSQLEHILDQKIDVLIELRDKVRSFRSALQKEEQASRQINPKRPRDM; this is encoded by the exons atgctgcagggttttcctccgtgtactcctccccagtccaaagacatgcgtg CAGGGAGGAAGTCCAACTGTGTGAAAGATGTAGAGAAAAtgcaggagaagagagagaggcggcGACTGCAGCAGCAAGAGATAAGGGAGAAGAGAGCGCAG GTGGACATGACAGGCCCCAACTATGAAATAATGCAGATGATCAGAGATTTTAGGGCAAGCCTGGATTACAGACCACTAACCACAGCGGATTTG ATTGAAGAGCACCgaatatgtgtttgtgtgaggaAGCGTCCTCTTAACAAAAAAG AACTCACTGCAAAGGAGCTGGATGTGCTCACCATCCCCAGTAAAGATGTCGTCTTGGTCCATGAGCCTAAGCAGAAAGTGGACCTCACCCGATACCTAGAGAATCAAACCTTTCGCTTTGATTATGCCTTTGACGACAGTACATCAAATGAAATGGTTTACag GTTTACAGCAAGACCTTTAGTGGAAACGATCTTTGACAGAGGAATGGCTACATGCTTTGCGTACGGCCAAACCGGAAGTGGGAAAACGCAC ACCATGGGTGGAGATTTTTCTGGAAAGAACCAGGATTGCTCAAAAGGAATCTATGCATTAGCTG CTCGTGATGTTTTCCTTATGCTGAAGAAACCCAACTACAAGAATTTGGATCTTCAAGTCTACGCAACCTTCTTTGAAATTTACAGTGGAAAG GTGTTTGACTTGCTGAACCGTAAAACAAAGCTGCGTGTAATGGAGGATGGGAAACAGCAGGTGCAAGTGGTTGGGCTGCAGGAGAAAGAGGTCAGTTGCACTGAAGATGTCCTCAAGCTCATTGAGGTCGGAAACAGCTGCAG AACTTCAGGACAGACTTCTGCCAACGCTCACTCATCCCGAAGCCACGCTGTCTTCCAGATTATTCTGCGCAGGAAGGGGAAGATGCACGGCAAGTTTTCATTGATTGACCTGGCAGGGAACGAGCGTGGCGCTGATACATCCAGTGCTGACCGCCGGACACGGCTGGAGGGAGCAGGGATCAACAAGAGCCTACTTGCACTGAAG GAGTGTATTAGAGCCCTGGGGCAGAACAAACCGCACACGCCGTTCAGAGCCAGCAAACTTACGCACGTGCTCAGAGACTCATTCATCGGTGAGAACTCGAAGACGTGCATG ATTGCCACCATTTCTCCTGGAATGGCTTCCTGtaaaaacactctgaacacactACGATATGCCAACAG AGTGAAGGAGCTGACCGTGGACCCGAACACCATGGCTGAAGGAGTGCGACCCAACATCAACGCCATCACCCAGTTGGACATCATCATGGAGGAGGAGTGGGAGCTGTGTAGCTCCTCTCAGAGAGATGACCTCAAGCTGCTCTGTGAACAGAAT GAAGAGGAAGTGTCTCCTCAGCTCTTCACCTTCCATGAGGTGGTGTCCCAGCTGGTGGAGATGGAGGAGCAGGTACTAGAGGACCACCGAGCAGTGTTTCAG AGGTCAATTAGATGGCTGGAGGATGAGAAGGTTCTGCTGCAGATGACTGAGGAGGTGGATTATGATGTAGACTCCTACTCTTCCCAGCTTGAGCACATACTGGACCAGAAGATCGACGTCCTGATTGAGCTCAGAG ATAAAGTGAGGTCGTTCCGCTCAGCCTTGCAGAAAGAGGAACAAGCCAGTAGGCAGATCAATCCCAAGAGGCCTCGGGATATGTAG
- the LOC108265365 gene encoding kinesin-like protein KIF2A isoform X2 — protein MAVNLSKIVVKVKLSDAGRKSNCVKDVEKMQEKRERRRLQQQEIREKRAQVDMTGPNYEIMQMIRDFRASLDYRPLTTADLIEEHRICVCVRKRPLNKKELTAKELDVLTIPSKDVVLVHEPKQKVDLTRYLENQTFRFDYAFDDSTSNEMVYRFTARPLVETIFDRGMATCFAYGQTGSGKTHTMGGDFSGKNQDCSKGIYALAARDVFLMLKKPNYKNLDLQVYATFFEIYSGKVFDLLNRKTKLRVMEDGKQQVQVVGLQEKEVSCTEDVLKLIEVGNSCRTSGQTSANAHSSRSHAVFQIILRRKGKMHGKFSLIDLAGNERGADTSSADRRTRLEGAGINKSLLALKECIRALGQNKPHTPFRASKLTHVLRDSFIGENSKTCMIATISPGMASCKNTLNTLRYANRVKELTVDPNTMAEGVRPNINAITQLDIIMEEEWELCSSSQRDDLKLLCEQNEEEVSPQLFTFHEVVSQLVEMEEQVLEDHRAVFQRSIRWLEDEKVLLQMTEEVDYDVDSYSSQLEHILDQKIDVLIELRDKVRSFRSALQKEEQASRQINPKRPRDM, from the exons ATGGCGGTAAACTTAAGTAAAATTGTCGTGAAGGTAAAACTGAGTGACG CAGGGAGGAAGTCCAACTGTGTGAAAGATGTAGAGAAAAtgcaggagaagagagagaggcggcGACTGCAGCAGCAAGAGATAAGGGAGAAGAGAGCGCAG GTGGACATGACAGGCCCCAACTATGAAATAATGCAGATGATCAGAGATTTTAGGGCAAGCCTGGATTACAGACCACTAACCACAGCGGATTTG ATTGAAGAGCACCgaatatgtgtttgtgtgaggaAGCGTCCTCTTAACAAAAAAG AACTCACTGCAAAGGAGCTGGATGTGCTCACCATCCCCAGTAAAGATGTCGTCTTGGTCCATGAGCCTAAGCAGAAAGTGGACCTCACCCGATACCTAGAGAATCAAACCTTTCGCTTTGATTATGCCTTTGACGACAGTACATCAAATGAAATGGTTTACag GTTTACAGCAAGACCTTTAGTGGAAACGATCTTTGACAGAGGAATGGCTACATGCTTTGCGTACGGCCAAACCGGAAGTGGGAAAACGCAC ACCATGGGTGGAGATTTTTCTGGAAAGAACCAGGATTGCTCAAAAGGAATCTATGCATTAGCTG CTCGTGATGTTTTCCTTATGCTGAAGAAACCCAACTACAAGAATTTGGATCTTCAAGTCTACGCAACCTTCTTTGAAATTTACAGTGGAAAG GTGTTTGACTTGCTGAACCGTAAAACAAAGCTGCGTGTAATGGAGGATGGGAAACAGCAGGTGCAAGTGGTTGGGCTGCAGGAGAAAGAGGTCAGTTGCACTGAAGATGTCCTCAAGCTCATTGAGGTCGGAAACAGCTGCAG AACTTCAGGACAGACTTCTGCCAACGCTCACTCATCCCGAAGCCACGCTGTCTTCCAGATTATTCTGCGCAGGAAGGGGAAGATGCACGGCAAGTTTTCATTGATTGACCTGGCAGGGAACGAGCGTGGCGCTGATACATCCAGTGCTGACCGCCGGACACGGCTGGAGGGAGCAGGGATCAACAAGAGCCTACTTGCACTGAAG GAGTGTATTAGAGCCCTGGGGCAGAACAAACCGCACACGCCGTTCAGAGCCAGCAAACTTACGCACGTGCTCAGAGACTCATTCATCGGTGAGAACTCGAAGACGTGCATG ATTGCCACCATTTCTCCTGGAATGGCTTCCTGtaaaaacactctgaacacactACGATATGCCAACAG AGTGAAGGAGCTGACCGTGGACCCGAACACCATGGCTGAAGGAGTGCGACCCAACATCAACGCCATCACCCAGTTGGACATCATCATGGAGGAGGAGTGGGAGCTGTGTAGCTCCTCTCAGAGAGATGACCTCAAGCTGCTCTGTGAACAGAAT GAAGAGGAAGTGTCTCCTCAGCTCTTCACCTTCCATGAGGTGGTGTCCCAGCTGGTGGAGATGGAGGAGCAGGTACTAGAGGACCACCGAGCAGTGTTTCAG AGGTCAATTAGATGGCTGGAGGATGAGAAGGTTCTGCTGCAGATGACTGAGGAGGTGGATTATGATGTAGACTCCTACTCTTCCCAGCTTGAGCACATACTGGACCAGAAGATCGACGTCCTGATTGAGCTCAGAG ATAAAGTGAGGTCGTTCCGCTCAGCCTTGCAGAAAGAGGAACAAGCCAGTAGGCAGATCAATCCCAAGAGGCCTCGGGATATGTAG
- the LOC108265365 gene encoding kinesin-like protein KIF2A isoform X3 has translation MAVNLSKIVVKVKLSDGRKSNCVKDVEKMQEKRERRRLQQQEIREKRAQVDMTGPNYEIMQMIRDFRASLDYRPLTTADLIEEHRICVCVRKRPLNKKELTAKELDVLTIPSKDVVLVHEPKQKVDLTRYLENQTFRFDYAFDDSTSNEMVYRFTARPLVETIFDRGMATCFAYGQTGSGKTHTMGGDFSGKNQDCSKGIYALAARDVFLMLKKPNYKNLDLQVYATFFEIYSGKVFDLLNRKTKLRVMEDGKQQVQVVGLQEKEVSCTEDVLKLIEVGNSCRTSGQTSANAHSSRSHAVFQIILRRKGKMHGKFSLIDLAGNERGADTSSADRRTRLEGAGINKSLLALKECIRALGQNKPHTPFRASKLTHVLRDSFIGENSKTCMIATISPGMASCKNTLNTLRYANRVKELTVDPNTMAEGVRPNINAITQLDIIMEEEWELCSSSQRDDLKLLCEQNEEEVSPQLFTFHEVVSQLVEMEEQVLEDHRAVFQRSIRWLEDEKVLLQMTEEVDYDVDSYSSQLEHILDQKIDVLIELRDKVRSFRSALQKEEQASRQINPKRPRDM, from the exons ATGGCGGTAAACTTAAGTAAAATTGTCGTGAAGGTAAAACTGAGTGACG GGAGGAAGTCCAACTGTGTGAAAGATGTAGAGAAAAtgcaggagaagagagagaggcggcGACTGCAGCAGCAAGAGATAAGGGAGAAGAGAGCGCAG GTGGACATGACAGGCCCCAACTATGAAATAATGCAGATGATCAGAGATTTTAGGGCAAGCCTGGATTACAGACCACTAACCACAGCGGATTTG ATTGAAGAGCACCgaatatgtgtttgtgtgaggaAGCGTCCTCTTAACAAAAAAG AACTCACTGCAAAGGAGCTGGATGTGCTCACCATCCCCAGTAAAGATGTCGTCTTGGTCCATGAGCCTAAGCAGAAAGTGGACCTCACCCGATACCTAGAGAATCAAACCTTTCGCTTTGATTATGCCTTTGACGACAGTACATCAAATGAAATGGTTTACag GTTTACAGCAAGACCTTTAGTGGAAACGATCTTTGACAGAGGAATGGCTACATGCTTTGCGTACGGCCAAACCGGAAGTGGGAAAACGCAC ACCATGGGTGGAGATTTTTCTGGAAAGAACCAGGATTGCTCAAAAGGAATCTATGCATTAGCTG CTCGTGATGTTTTCCTTATGCTGAAGAAACCCAACTACAAGAATTTGGATCTTCAAGTCTACGCAACCTTCTTTGAAATTTACAGTGGAAAG GTGTTTGACTTGCTGAACCGTAAAACAAAGCTGCGTGTAATGGAGGATGGGAAACAGCAGGTGCAAGTGGTTGGGCTGCAGGAGAAAGAGGTCAGTTGCACTGAAGATGTCCTCAAGCTCATTGAGGTCGGAAACAGCTGCAG AACTTCAGGACAGACTTCTGCCAACGCTCACTCATCCCGAAGCCACGCTGTCTTCCAGATTATTCTGCGCAGGAAGGGGAAGATGCACGGCAAGTTTTCATTGATTGACCTGGCAGGGAACGAGCGTGGCGCTGATACATCCAGTGCTGACCGCCGGACACGGCTGGAGGGAGCAGGGATCAACAAGAGCCTACTTGCACTGAAG GAGTGTATTAGAGCCCTGGGGCAGAACAAACCGCACACGCCGTTCAGAGCCAGCAAACTTACGCACGTGCTCAGAGACTCATTCATCGGTGAGAACTCGAAGACGTGCATG ATTGCCACCATTTCTCCTGGAATGGCTTCCTGtaaaaacactctgaacacactACGATATGCCAACAG AGTGAAGGAGCTGACCGTGGACCCGAACACCATGGCTGAAGGAGTGCGACCCAACATCAACGCCATCACCCAGTTGGACATCATCATGGAGGAGGAGTGGGAGCTGTGTAGCTCCTCTCAGAGAGATGACCTCAAGCTGCTCTGTGAACAGAAT GAAGAGGAAGTGTCTCCTCAGCTCTTCACCTTCCATGAGGTGGTGTCCCAGCTGGTGGAGATGGAGGAGCAGGTACTAGAGGACCACCGAGCAGTGTTTCAG AGGTCAATTAGATGGCTGGAGGATGAGAAGGTTCTGCTGCAGATGACTGAGGAGGTGGATTATGATGTAGACTCCTACTCTTCCCAGCTTGAGCACATACTGGACCAGAAGATCGACGTCCTGATTGAGCTCAGAG ATAAAGTGAGGTCGTTCCGCTCAGCCTTGCAGAAAGAGGAACAAGCCAGTAGGCAGATCAATCCCAAGAGGCCTCGGGATATGTAG